One Sporosarcina sp. FSL W8-0480 genomic window, GGCGCTAACTAAAACAGTCATTATTTGGTTATGCTATACGGTATAGAGTGCCTTCAGCAGTTTCACCATTGACTTACATCTGCGCCCTTCGCTTTTGCTCGTTACCTTGTTCTTCAATTCAAAAAAATTGGAGGAAATTAGTATGATAGGCACTTGGGTTTCAATTTTACCGCCACTCGTGGCAATTATTATGGTATTGGCTACAAAAAGGGTCCTTTTATCACTTGGATCCGGCATTTTGACGGCTGCACTATTGGTAGCGAGTTTTTCACCGGTAGAGACGTTGAAAAATCTTTGGACAGCAATGATTGTGTCGTTTTGGGCAGATGGTGGATTGAATACTTACAACATTTATATAATGGTGTTCATCTTACTATTAGGGATCATTACAGCACTTGTCAGTTTGTCTGGAGGAAGCCGAGCGTTCGCCGAATGGGCAATCCGCCGTATCAAAACGCGTCGTGGTGCAAAGCTTCTAACAGTCTTGTTAGGCATTCTGATTTTTGTAGATGATTATTTTAATGCATTGGCAGTAGGCCAGATTGCACGTCCAATTACGGATCAGCATCGTATTTCTCGTGCGAAATTAGCTTATTTTATCGATTCAACATCCGCTCCTATTTGCGTGATTTCACCGATTTCGAGTTGGGGAGCATTTTTGATTGGTCAATTGGCCCTTATTATAGGTACAACTGCTGCGGTTAGCTATTCGCCATTATCAGCCTTTTTAATGATGGCGCCGATGAATTTCTATGCACTGACTACATTGGCAATGGTATTTTTCTTCGCATGGTCGAATGTTGATTTCTTTGAGATGAAAAAGCATGAAAAGAAAGCGCAAGAAACCGGTCAATTATTTAATCCGAATAAAGAGATTCCTGGTCAGCTGAAGGAAGATTTCCCCGTCCATTCCTATGGACGAGTAACAGACCTGATTGCTCCTATTCTTACTTTGGTTGTAGTGACGCTTAGTATGATGGTTTGGACTGGTTATCGAATTGGTGGTTCGATGAGTGTTTGGACCATTTTCGAAAATACGGATGTTCCATTGTCATTGATGACAGGTGGCCTTGTAGCAACACTACTTGCAGTCATTCTTTATATATCCCAAAAGGGTAAGAATGAGACGGCTTCCATCGGACTTATCGGCAAAGCGTTTATCAGCGGAATAAAAGCAATGATGCCAGCGATTCTCATCCTCATATTTGCATGGGCATTAACACACCTGATCGGCGTTCTTGAAACAGGACTATTTTTATCAAATGCAGTCGAACAGTCAAATGTACCTGTTCAATTTCTGCCGGTAATAATGTTTGTACTTGCGGGATTAATGGCCTTTTCGACAGGTACGTCTTGGGGCTCGTTCGGTATCCTTTTACCGATTGCGGGAACGATTATGATCAATGCCGAGCCTGAACTGCTTCTACCTTCATTAGCTGCTGTCCTTGCTGGTGCTGTATTCGGTGACCATTGTTCACCAATATCCGATACGACCATTTTATCATCGACAGGAGCAGGTTCGAATCATATGGACCATGTTTCCACCCAGCTCCCATATGCATTGATTGCTGCCGGAATTTCAACAATCGGTTACTTGATTCTTGGAGTAACAGGTTCGATTTGGATAGGATTAGGAGCTGTCATAATTGCTACAGCCGCCTTATTTATTCTATGGACTTCAAAACGTAATAAATCAGAAATGAACATTACAACATTAGCTAAGTAAATAAAAAACAGGTGAAGGATTTAACTCTCCTTCACCTGTTTTTTTGTATTCCCTAACAAGTATAATACGAGTTTATCAAACATAATTTGTGTTACTGATTATTATAACTATTGGGATATCGTCTCAGAAGTACTTATCTCTGTGCATTTCAACAATAATAAATATTTTGACAACAGTAGTCTGGGCGATTATACTAATTTATAAGATTATAATAATCTGAAGATAGTAAAAAATAACAGAATACATGTAAAGGGGGATTTATTATGGAACAGCGTTCGCAATGGGGAACAAGGGCCGGCTTTATATTGGCCGCTGTCGGTTCGGCTGTAGGGTTAGGGAACATCTGGCGTTTTCCATACGTTGCGTATGAAAACGGCGGCGGGGCATTTTTCATTCCGTATTTATTTGCACTTTTAACTGCCGGTATCCCAATTTTAATCATGGAATTCACGATAGGACATAAGTATCGTGGATCTGCACCCCTATCATTCTTCCGGATGAAAGGAAAAGGTGCTGAATGGTTAGGGTGGTGGGGAATTTTTGTATCGTTCGTCATTTCT contains:
- a CDS encoding Na+/H+ antiporter NhaC family protein, whose product is MIGTWVSILPPLVAIIMVLATKRVLLSLGSGILTAALLVASFSPVETLKNLWTAMIVSFWADGGLNTYNIYIMVFILLLGIITALVSLSGGSRAFAEWAIRRIKTRRGAKLLTVLLGILIFVDDYFNALAVGQIARPITDQHRISRAKLAYFIDSTSAPICVISPISSWGAFLIGQLALIIGTTAAVSYSPLSAFLMMAPMNFYALTTLAMVFFFAWSNVDFFEMKKHEKKAQETGQLFNPNKEIPGQLKEDFPVHSYGRVTDLIAPILTLVVVTLSMMVWTGYRIGGSMSVWTIFENTDVPLSLMTGGLVATLLAVILYISQKGKNETASIGLIGKAFISGIKAMMPAILILIFAWALTHLIGVLETGLFLSNAVEQSNVPVQFLPVIMFVLAGLMAFSTGTSWGSFGILLPIAGTIMINAEPELLLPSLAAVLAGAVFGDHCSPISDTTILSSTGAGSNHMDHVSTQLPYALIAAGISTIGYLILGVTGSIWIGLGAVIIATAALFILWTSKRNKSEMNITTLAK